The Anoplopoma fimbria isolate UVic2021 breed Golden Eagle Sablefish chromosome 20, Afim_UVic_2022, whole genome shotgun sequence genome includes a window with the following:
- the setd2 gene encoding histone-lysine N-methyltransferase SETD2 isoform X2, whose product MDTLLHSEIREEGSGASVKVEGLSKAALIKSLSPRVMLSNHLLPKGTKMKVNLEDQGRQKVSFSFAPTKKPLHSPFFIPTSPDKSGAEPNAALSQSTSDKEGQNTDSNIEQNQTPIVPTITETPSETPVCSATKQTTDLAKMHFKKQILSVSVTEEKPTSVVPEEPLSPQLQVLQEPTSVTEFPVPQPQNVVSVCPSENSHIEVPETKATPSPKKPPASSGKDGESSISAEQDSKVEKRKTRSQSDSAPPGSESDGDSGHMSSSHKSVDSKSKRNSDSRSKEVKKPSSGPHVEEKEKSSSKWSENHERSSSYSKTDRDSRHASSRSSRSEKDRRRTRSRSRSRSRGSRTSSSHSRSERSRGDRGSRSERSYYHDSDRRSHRSSPRRERRRSRSRTDRTRDSSDSEDDHRKTRTRTSDSSRLSAHSSSHKESKSSSYSKSEKASKSADSPHSSELDKRTQLSKSERTSKRLSDSDSQRKCSPDLDSSYRKSSTHHKSETNSKSSSSSMHTHSQTYEKRQKSSSSDSEADHKGKSQASDKRSGLEENSKNSRKKTSRPDSKQMTPSRSSQRTSGHDRQSNDIFHSPGDVPTCTNTTESCSPSEKEKSVPQQVEIEHCSQDFKEIVPCTDKSLQESSPKRSKETKSDLEYETSAITLSESLKHVNADLENLTNVKDNLSSNIQPHVNSNAAVLNSFSSHDSTICTQDKKAVDCSLGPKSILDTADIPPAYVTHDVQQNTKPEIVQVLTVDNLSGTSLPLISHSTCLDSEGQLTLEQQNLNTVKKGSITSKKSRWDIVGQDNSESDNSQRTLCTESKPTVKKVISVKKIEFSKDNSQQDFDIKDTIQQEAEAHSILVKQTEISKQGVGSDGTSITDNYKDQSEPSQASTSIDHCDLKQRVSQKANTDEPLHRNDTSQVDKAAKMQRWNGDDHEDKSKGSSHKNKLSKRALLNQHALGEQSEVSDSDNSEYDSDCGEAIKRLHSVVVVPKNSSLTMDSHNTGASPCSLMTISELQNVNIHAIPNQGTQQRQGSPTAFMETSAPCAGLDELSHSSMLCQSQSNMIDSTSHLEGLNSVSVQPYTAGLIGAHGSATAPAHDLDNSRQFEQEQKQHDVSSRGERTFSHYHHGDFSNADNVNARNGFSLGWDFSQPEQPSSTYQQPDSSHGPPIPNTKLTETSLKEQEHRQSNATWNHQSPNTQTSRQPYLHVHEHYQDLAGEIHPDSLTNDHDDYSGDKLSELSKTAVECSRPHPPGSSSFVQGHEISSNSRGSALPDPPREDNFRPHRGRGPPKKRRPEIESDSDNEAEAGPAGKRERQGDADVSKESHAKAEVQRPMLNLRDFRDANRWKEYARSKKMPPYFDLIEENMYLTERKKSKSHRDIKRMQCECPVLPREERSRGVLACGEDCLNRLLMIECSSRCLNGAYCSNRRFQMRQHADFEVILTEDKGWGLRAARDLAPNTFVLEYCGEVLDHKEFKTRVKEYARNKNIHYYFMSLKNNEIIDATLKGNCSRFMNHSCEPNCETQKWTVNGQLRVGFFTSKATTAGTELTFDYQFQRYGKEAQKCFCGAQSCRGFLGGENRVSVRAAGGKMKKDRSRKNALTTVDEELEALLENGEGLYDEKQVVALCRLMVRVETMEQQLICFKLIQDTQNPSCLKQFLDHHGLSLLWIFMVELSEAKGNSANNIKLQSEIMKTLAVLPISTKNMLEESRVLSFIQRWAQTKTLPHPSEMDGYSSENTSRAQTPLNTPDGSSTKLGPELDVDTSKPAVYRRLKIISENSLDSALSDASKASDGKEEEEEDDDEEEDESSHSGPTDGKQLKAEPVCEAADAIKGTMEESGKEEGLIMVEKEEETGMSSSSQQQPTTEEVKEEIELDLEKEIEMKGDTSEGHIVELEGPKEPSEEQDSGEEHTSQPVTEKAELEEDQPNVEVLESESLSIQTDVADLPPDLPSEHMETQAESQEAEKPPPGSEEQPGESTNDAAPSSETPEASMPSEVIATPVDPSVIGTPSQDEEEGVSDVESERSQEPQLNALDISGMAARLLDSWKDLKEVYRIPKKSQVEKETNDRSRDRDAALTPRTTSGSREREREREKERERDRDRDYDRDRERDRDRDRDRDRDRDWDRERDRDRDRDRDRDRDRDRAPDKTPQRSTERRRRRSASPPSSYERSSRRTEERFDSSNSSKTRGKERNKLSTEERRKLFEQEVAQREAQKQQQLQQQQQQQQQQQQQQQQQQQQQQQQQQQQLQTMAYDPALAYASSPGFITYPPGYPIQTFVDPTNPNAGKVLLPTPPVEAVINYEETPSQHLISDLGLTSPSSTSQATPVSNLSQHITTTDLAAVNPQQYSQPTVATQDAGVAVLSVPAQVTPQVQSQQSYTTLWDPTTQQAVTVQTQPAQQYATAPAPPQTQTAIYYQGQPCQTIYSIPTAYPQASAPVIQAYTEPTAGYLHGQPVYPGHQQGVVVQQGGTVTTIVTSQTVQQEMIVPNNVIDLPPPSPPKPKTIVLPPNWKVARDPEGKIYYYHIATRQTQWDPPPSWDGCSDNTSVDHESEMDLGTPTYDENPSKFSTKTAEADTSSELAKKSKETFRKEMSQFIVQCLNPYRKPDCKLGRIINTEDFKHLARKLTHGVMNKELKACNNPEDLECNENVKHKTKEYIKKYMQRFGTVYRPKEDTEMD is encoded by the exons ATGGACACTCTGCTCCATTCAGAGATCAG AGAAGAGGGGAGTGGTGCCTCG GTGAAGGTGGAGGGCCTATCCAAGGCAGCTCTAATCAAAAGCCTGTCCCCCAGAGTCATGCTATCCAACCATCTCTTGCCTAAAGGGACCAAGATGAAGGTCAACTTAGAAGATCAGGGTCGTCAGAAAGTGTCCTTCAGCTTCGCACCGACCAAGAAGCCACTGCATAGCCCGTTCTTCATCCCTACCAGTCCTGACAAGTCTGGCGCTGAGCCTAATGCTGCCCTATCACAGTCAACCTCAGACAAAGAAGGGCAGAATACGGACAGCAACATTGAGCAAAACCAGACACCCATTGTGCCAACAATAACAGAGACACCTTCTGAAACACCAGTCTGCTCAGCCACCAAACAGACAACGGACTTGGCGAAAATGCATTTCAAGAAGCAAattctcagtgtctctgtgacTGAGGAGAAACCAACATCTGTTGTGCCAGAagagcctctctctcctcaattGCAGGTTCTGCAGGAACCAACAAGTGTAACTGAATTTCCAGTACCCCAGCCTCAGAATGTTGTCAGTGTCTGCCCCTCTGAGAACTCTCACATTGAAGTCCCTGAGACAAAGGCAACCCCTAGCCCCAAGAAGCCCCCTGCTTCCTcaggaaaagatggagagagttCCATCAGTGCTGAGCAGGATAGTAAGGTAGAGAAAAGGAAAACCAGGTCCCAATCTGATAGTGCTCCCCCTGGCTCAGAATCTGATGGAGATTCAGGCCATATGTCTTCTAGTCACAAATCAGTTGACtccaaaagtaaaagaaactCTGACAGCAGAAGCAAAGAGGTAAAAAAGCCTTCATCTGGTCCACAtgtggaggaaaaggaaaaaagttcCTCTAAGTGGTCAGAAAATCACGAAAGGTCTTCTAGTTACTCCAAAACGGACCGTGATTCCAGACACGCATCCTCACGTTCGTCTCGATCAGAAAAAGATCGCAGGAGGACCAGGTCTAGATCACGTTCTAGATCAAGAGGGTCTCGAACAAGTTCATCTCACTCCAGATCAGAGAGATCCCGAGGCGACAGAGGATCACGCTCCGAAAGGTCGTACTATCATGATTCTGATCGAAGATCTCACCGGAGTTCTCCACGTAGAGAAAGAAGACGTTCTCGCTCTCGCACTGACAGAACTCGGGACAGTTCTGACTCCGAGGATGACCATAGGAAGACACGGACAAGGACAAGTGACTCGAGTAGACTGTCCGCCCATTCGAGCTCGCACAAAGAGTCTAAATCTTCTTCCTACTCAAAATCGGAGAAAGCCTCTAAATCTGCTGATTCGCCTCACTCTTCAGAGTTGGATAAAAGAACACAATTGTCAAAGTCTGAAAGGACTTCAAAGCGATTATCAGACTCTGATTCCCAGCGCAAGTGCTCTCCTGATCTGGATTCCAGTTACCGTAAATCTAGCACCCATCACAAGTCAGAGACCAACAGCAAATCCTCTTCTTCCAGTATGCATACCCATTCTCAAACATATGAAAAACGGCAAAAAAGCAGCTCTAGTGACTCTGAGGCAGATCATAAGGGAAAATCACAGGCCTCTGACAAAAGATCTGGATTGGAGGAGAACTCTAAAAACTCACGAAAGAAAACCAGCAGGCCAGACTCGAAGCAGATGACCCCTTCTAGATCTTCTCAGAGAACCAGCGGACATGATAGACAATCAAATGACATATTTCACAGCCCTGGCGATGTACCGACGTGTACAAACACCACCGAATCGTGTTCTCcgagtgaaaaagaaaaatctgttcCCCAACAAGTTGAAATAGAACATTGTAGTCAGGATTTTAAGGAGATTGTCCCATGCACTGATAAGAGTTTGCAAGAATCGTCACCGAAGAGATCAAAAGAAACTAAATCAGATCTTGAATATGAGACCTCAGCTATAACCTTAAGTGAAAGCCTAAAGCATGTTAATGCAGACCTGGAAAACTTGACCAATGTGAAGGATAACCTCTCTTCTAATATTCAACCACATGTGAACTCAAATGCAGCTGTCTTAAATTCATTCAGTAGTCACGATAGTACGATATGCACCCAGGACAAGAAGGCTGTTGACTGCTCACTCGGGCCAAAATCCATACTTGACACAGCTGATATACCACCAGCGTATGTCACCCACGATGTCCAGCAGAACACTAAACCAGAAATTGTTCAAGTTTTGACAGTTGACAATCTGTCTGGTACAAGTTTGCCGCTCATATCTCATTCAACGTGTCTTGATTCTGAGGGTCAGCTGACACTTGAACAGCAAAATTTGAATACTGTTAAAAAGGGCAGCATTACTTCCAAAAAGTCCCGATGGGATATAGTCGGGCAAGACAACTCAGAGAGTGATAATTCACAGAGGACACTTTGCACAGAGAGTAAGCCTACTGTAAAAAAAGTGATCTCTGTCAAAAAAATTGAGTTTTCTAAAGACAATAGCCAACAAGACTTTGACATTAAAGATACTATTCAGCAAGAAGCTGAAGCACATTCCATACTGGTTAAGCAGACTGAGATCTCTAAGCAGGGAGTCGGCTCAGACGGCACATCCATCACTGATAATTACAAAGACCAAAGTGAGCCTTCACAAGCGAGCACCAGCATTGACCACTGTGACTTAAAACAGAGAGTTTCTCAAAAAGCAAACACGGATGAGCCTCTTCACCGAAATGATACATCACAGGTCGACAAAGCTGCAAAGATGCAGCGTTGGAACGGCGATGATCATGAAGACAAATCCAAGGGCAGCTCTCACAAGAACAAATTAAGTAAGAGAGCATTACTTAATCAGCACGCATTAGGAGAACAAAGCGAGGTCAGTGACAGCGACAACTCGGAGTACGACTCCGATTGCGGCGAGGCTATAAAACGATTGCACTCTGTGGTGGTGGTGCCAAAGAATTCTTCCCTGACAATGGATTCACATAACACAGGAGCTTCCCCATGCAGTCTAATGACTATTTCAGAACTGCAGAATGTGAATATCCATGCAATCCCGAATCAAGGCACCCAACAAAGGCAGGGGAGTCCTACGGCATTCATGGAGACCAGTGCTCCATGTGCTGGTTTAGACGAATTGTCCCACAGCAGCATGTTGTGTCAATCCCAGAGTAATATGATTGATAGCACCAGTCACTTGGAGGGTTTAAACTCTGTCAGTGTGCAGCCATACACTGCTGGTCTTATTGGCGCCCATGGCAGTGCCACAGCTCCCGCCCATGACCTTGATAATTCCAGACAGTTTGAGCAAGAGCAAAAACAGCATGATGTAAGCAGCAGAGGTGAAAGGACGTTCTCCCATTACCACCATGGTGATTTCTCCAATGCTGACAATGTCAATGCCAGGAACGGATTCAGCCTGGGTTGGGATTTTTCGCAACCAGAGCAGCCCAGTAGTACATACCAGCAGCCTGATAGCAGTCATGGGCCACCTATACCAAACACTAAACTGACTGAAACCTCTCTCAAGGAACAGGAGCACCGGCAGAGCAATGCCACCTGGAACCACCAatccccaaacacacagactaGCAGACAACCCTACCTCCATGTGCATGAACATTATCAGGATCTTGCAGGTGAGATTCATCCTGACTCTCTAACTAATGACCACGACGACTACAGTGGGGATAAGCTATCTGAACTCAGTAAAACAGCTGTTGAATGCAGTAGACCTCACCCTCCTGGGTCATCAAGCTTTGTACAAGGGCATGAAATAAGCAGCAATAGCAGGGGCTCTGCCTTGCCCGACCCCCCTAGAGAGGACAACTTTAGACCACACAGAGGCCGGGGCCCTCCCAAGAAAAGGCGGCCAGAGATTGAGTCGGATTCAGACAACGAGGCAGAAGCTGGGCCGGCAGGCAAAAGGGAGCGTCAAGGAGATGCTGACGTCTCAAAGGAAAGTCATGCCAAAGCTGAGGTGCAGCGTCCAATGCTCAATCTGCGAGACTTTCGAGACGCCAATAGATGGAAAGAGTATGCCAGGTCTAAGAAGATGCCGCCTTACTTTGACTTGATTGAGGAAAACATGTATCTGACTGAGAG gaagAAGAGCAAATCTCATCGAGATATCAAGAGAATGCAATGTGAATGCCCGGTGCTGCCCAGAGAAGAGCGATCAAGGGGAGTATTGGCATGCGGGGAAGACTGTTTAAACCGGCTGCTGATGATTGAGTG CTCCTCACGGTGCCTGAATGGAGCCTACTGCTCTAACCGACGGTTTCAGATGAGACAACATGCAGACTTCGAGGTTATCCTCACAGAAGACAAGGGATGGGGTCTACGGGCAGCTAGAGACCTGGCTCC AAACACCTTTGTGCTGGAATACTGCGGGGAGGTATTGGACCACAAGGAGTTCAAAACAAGGGTGAAAGAATATGCTCGCAACAAGAACATCCACTACTACTTCATGTCTCTAAAGAATAATGAG ATCATTGATGCAACGCTGAAGGGTAACTGTTCTCGGTTTATGAACCATAGCTGTGAGCCCAACTGTGAGACCCAGAAG TGGACTGTCAATGGCCAGCTTAGAGTCGGGTTCTTCACCTCCAAGGCGACCACTGCAGGAACTGAGCTAACGTTTGACTACCAGTTCCAGAGATATGG CAAAGAAGCACAGAAATGCTTCTGTGGagcacagagctgcagaggcTTCCTGGGTGGGGAAAATAGAGTCAGTGTTCGGGCAGCCGGAGGGAAGATGAAGAAAGATCGCAGTCGAAAGAATGCTCTCACCACG GTTGATGAGGAGCTTGAGGCATTACTGGAGAATGGAGAAGGCCTTTATGATGAGAAACAGGTGGTGGCTCTCTGCAGGCTGATGGTCCGAGTGGAAACCATGGAGCAACAACTCATCTGTTTCAAGCTCATACAA GATACTCAGAATCCATCCTGCCTGAAGCAGTTCCTGGACCATCATGGATTGTCTTTGCTGTGGATCTTCATGGTGGAGCTTTCTGAAGCGAAAGGCAACAGTGCCAATAACATCAAGCTGCAGTCAGAG ATTATGAAGACCTTGGCCGTGCTGCCTATCTCTACTAAGAACATGTTGGAGGAGAGCAGAGTCCTTAGCTTCATCCAGCGATGGGCGCAGACAAAAACTCTCCCTCACCCTTCTGAGATGGACGGCTACTCCAGCGAGAACACCTCCCGAGCTCAAACACCCCTCAACACCCCTGATGGGTCCTCCACCAAACTGGGACCAGAATTGGATGTCGACACCTCAAAACCTGCCGTGTACCGCCGCCTAAAAATCATCAGTGAAAACAGTCTGGACAGTGCACTCTCGGACGCTAGCAAAGCATCTGAtgggaaggaggaagaggaggaggatgatgatgaggaagaagatgaaTCCTCACATTCAGGACCTACTGATGGCAAGCAGTTGAAGGCAGAGCCGGTTTGTGAAGCTGCAGATGCAATTAAAGGAACGATGGAAGAATCGGGGAAAGAGGAGGGTCTGATCATggtggagaaagaggaagagaccGGGATGAGTTCAAGCAGTCAACAACAACCTACAACTGAGGAGGTAAAAGAAGAAATTGAGCTGGATTTGGAGAAGGAGATTGAGATGAAGGGAGACACAAGTGAGGGTCATATTGTCGAACTTGAGGGGCCAAAAGAGCCCAGTGAAGAGCAGGACAGTGGGGAGGAGCACACCAGTCAGCCAGTGACAGAAAAGGCTGAACTGGAAGAAGACCAACCCAATGTTGAAGTTCTGGAGTCAGAGAGTCTGTCCATCCAAACGGATGTTGCTGATCTACCACCTGATCTGCCTTCAGAGCATATGGAGACCCAGGCAGAGTCACAAGAAGCTGAAAAACCTCCTCCAGGTAGTGAGGAGCAACCTGGTGAATCTACCAATGATGCAGCCCCAAGCTCTGAGACCCCTGAGGCCAGTATGCCCTCTGAGGTCATTGCGACCCCCGTGGACCCATCAGTGATAGGAACTCCTTCtcaggatgaggaggaaggtgTCTCAGATgtggagagtgagaggagtCAGGAGCCCCAACTCAATGCTTTGGACATTAGTGGCATGGCTGCCAGGCTTCTGGACAGCTGGAAGGACCTGAAG GAGGTCTACAGAATACCAAAGAAGAGTCAGgtggaaaaggaaacaaatg atcgCAGCCGAGATCGAGACGCAGCTTTGACGCCACGCACAACTTCTGGTAGCCGAGAACGTGAAAGGGAgcgagagaaggagagggaacGTGACAGAGATCGAGATTATGACAGAGACAGGGAGCGAGACAGGGATCGTGATAGAGATCGCGACAGGGATCGAGACTGGGACAGGGAAAGGGACCGGGATCGCGACCGAGACCGGGATCGTGATCGAGACCGCGATCGAGCCCCTGATAAAACTCCACAAcgcagcacagagagacggaggagacgCTCGGCTTCACCACCCTCATCCTACGAGAGGAGCAGCCGACGCACTGAAGAACG GTTTGACTCATCTAACAGCAGCAAGACACGGGGCAAGGAGCGCAACAAGCTTTCCACAGAGGAGCGCAGGAAGCTGTTCGAGCAGGAGGTTGCTCAGCGGGAAGCccagaaacaacaacagcttcagcagcaacagcagcaacaacaacaacaacagcaacagcagcagcagcaacagcagcagcaacagcagcagcagcaacagcaactcCAAACTATGGCTTATGACCCTGCTCTGGCCTATGCCTCCAGCCCTGGCTTCATCACTTACCCTCCTGGATATCCCATCCAGACCTTTGTGGATCCTACAAACCCCAATGCAGGCAAAGTACTGCTTCCTACTCCTCCAGTTGAGGCCGTCATCAACTATGAAGAGACCCCGTCTCAGCATCTCATCTCAGACCTGGGGCTGACCTCCCCATCCTCCACTTCCCAGGCCACTCCAGTCTCTAATCTTTCTCAGCACATCACCACCACTGACCTCGCCGCTGTCAACCCCCAACAGTATTCCCAGCCAACTGTAGCAACTCAGGACGCAGGCGTAGCTGTCCTCTCTGTACCCGCACAGGTGACCCCTCAGGTACAGAGCCAGCAGAGCTACACCACTCTCTGGGATCCCACAACTCAGCAGGCAGTGACGGTGCAGACACAGCCTGCACAGCAGTACGCCACGGCCCCAGCACCGCCTCAGACACAGACAGCCATCTATTACCAGGGTCAGCCATGCCAAACCATCTACAGCATCCCCACCGCTTACCCACAAGCCAGCGCTCCCGTCATACAG GCGTACACTGAACCCACAGCGGGCTACCTGCATGGTCAGCCTGTGTATCCTGGCCATCAGCAGGGAGTGGTGGTGCAGCAGGGAGGCACAGTCACCACCATTGTCACATCCCAAACTGTCCAACAG GAAATGATTGTACCCAACAATGTGATCGATctgcctcccccctctccccccaaACCCA